One genomic window of Bactrocera dorsalis isolate Fly_Bdor chromosome 4, ASM2337382v1, whole genome shotgun sequence includes the following:
- the LOC105228830 gene encoding uncharacterized protein LOC105228830, with protein sequence MSTAIVIFLTIIANICEPQICYEAQKFSYLSYGFNEIILESCEANMDQDTFNANRYFYEVSSSQNDSEHSAESICNTNSVEETYNEGESEETTDEKKKGGDPGFILFLMLLVVIIGASDNGRRRR encoded by the exons ATGTCTACCGCAATTGTTATATTCTTAACAATTATTGCAAATATCTGTGAACCTCAAATTTGTTATGAGGCACAGAAGTTCTCCTACCTAAGCTACGGCTTCAATGAG atAATACTAGAGAGCTGCGAAGCAAATATGGATCAGGACACATTTAATGCCAATAGATACTTCTATGAGGTATCATCTTCACAAAATGATTCTGAACATTCTGCGGAATCCATCTGCAATACGAACAGTGTCGAAGAAACATACAATGAAGGTGAAAGCGAGGAAACAACTGATGAGAAAAAGAAAGGAGGAGATCCCGGTTTCATTCTGTTTTTGATGTTACTTGTAGTTATTATCGGTGCCTCTGATAATGGCAGACGCCGCAGGTAG
- the LOC105228829 gene encoding uncharacterized protein LOC105228829, with protein MSTAIVIFSTIIANICEPQICFEAQKYSYLSNGFNEIILDSCEENVQAIFTANSYCYQVPSSQDNSEHYQESICNMNSVEEIYNETESGEISEEKRKEDDGIFILVLILFLILIVAAPENESGRQRYRRVNKRTRYNKYRYM; from the exons ATGTCTACTGCAATTGTTATATTCTCAACAATTATTGCAAATATCTGTGAACCTCAAATTTGTTTCGAGGCGCAGAAGTACTCCTACCTGAGCAACGGCTTCAACGAG ATAATACTAGACAGCTGTGAAGAAAACGTTCAAGCGATATTTACAGCCAATAGCTACTGCTATCAGGTGCCATCTTCGCAAGATAATTCTGAACATTATCAGGAATCCATTTGCAATATGAATAGTGTCGAGGAAATATACAATGAAACTGAAAGCGGAGAAATAAGTGAAGAGAAAAGGAAAGAAGATGACGGCATTTTTATTCTggttttgatattatttttaattttaatcgttGCTGCTCCCGAAAATGAAAGTGGACGCCAAAGGTATAGGCGAGTTAATAAAAGAACTCGTTACAATAAATATCGATAcatgtaa